GCGGCGTTACGCGAGGCGATTCGTCTGGGCGTTGATGTTGTGGAGATTGATGCGCAATTGACGGCAGATAGCCACGTTGTCGTGATTCATGATGATACGCTCGATCGCACGAGCGATATGCGCGGTCGCATTAGCCAGATGACGCTGGCGGAAATCCGTCAGGCGCGTTTGCGCGGGAGTGACGGCGGCTCGGCATGGCCATTGGGTGATGAAAAGGTGCCGCTGTTGTATGAAATCCTCGAAGAGGCGCGAGGGCGGGTTGTCATCAACGTAGATGTAAAACATGAACGTGAATTTGGCGTGATCGCCCGCGATATTCGCGATAAAGGTCTAAGCGCGGGCGCGATCATGAAAAGTCCCGTTGATCTTGCGGCTACTCATTTTCCTATTGCTTCCCCAGCGTGGGATACCCAGATACCTTATATGCCGATGGTCCATCTCAAACGGGGGGAAACCGTCGATATTCTGCGGCAGGTTGATGATATTGGCATCGCCATTGTGGAAGCTAATTTTGATCATATTGATGCGGTGACCGAAGCGTATGCCGAGTTTCAACGGCTTGGGGTGCGGATTTGGGTGAACACGCTGGATTGCTCGCATTCTCTCGACTATAGCGATACGCACGCCTTAGCGGATCCTGACGCCGTATGGGGAGCATTAATTCGTGCTGGGGCGGGCGCGATTCAGGTCGATCACGTCGACGCATTTATCGATTTTCGATCAACGCTGTTGTGATAACGCAGCAGGATTAACATCAGATAGGACGCCGCTTTCCTTTTGAAAAGTGTAAAGTTATGTGGATTTAGTAACTGAAAAGTTAAGAATGCTTGAAAATGCCACGGCAACCCATACGATGTATGTGTTGCAAACTTTATCTTTCTGCGAGAGGAAATCAGACCTTTATGATGCGTATTGCGCTTTTCCTGATCACCAACCTGGCGGTGATGTTGGTTTTCGGGCTGGTACTCAGCCTGACGGGAATTCAGTCCAGCAGTGTCCAGGGCTTAATGATTATGGCTGGGCTGTTTGGCTTTGGCGGTGCGTTTGTTTCACTGCTGATGTCTAAATGGATGGCGTTACGGTCCGTTGGCGGTGAAGTCATTGAACAGCCACGTAACGAAACCGAACGCTGGCTGATGGAAACCGTTCGTACACAGTCACAGCAGGCGGGGATCGCGATGCCGCAGGTGGCTATCTACCATGCTCCGGACATCAATGCCTTTGCGACGGGCGCTCGTCGTGATGCATCGCTGGTGGCGGTCAGTACCGGTTTGTTGCAAAACATGAGTCG
The genomic region above belongs to Pectobacterium colocasium and contains:
- a CDS encoding glycerophosphodiester phosphodiesterase family protein, with product MTKQNKGRVQDVIATQNATVLAVAHRGVWASAPENSLAALREAIRLGVDVVEIDAQLTADSHVVVIHDDTLDRTSDMRGRISQMTLAEIRQARLRGSDGGSAWPLGDEKVPLLYEILEEARGRVVINVDVKHEREFGVIARDIRDKGLSAGAIMKSPVDLAATHFPIASPAWDTQIPYMPMVHLKRGETVDILRQVDDIGIAIVEANFDHIDAVTEAYAEFQRLGVRIWVNTLDCSHSLDYSDTHALADPDAVWGALIRAGAGAIQVDHVDAFIDFRSTLL